In Simplicispira sp. 125, one DNA window encodes the following:
- a CDS encoding CTP synthase, giving the protein MTKFVFVTGGVVSSLGKGIASASLAAILESRGLKVTLIKLDPYINVDPGTMSPFQHGEVFVTDDGAETDLDLGHYERFIETRMKKTNNFTTGRIYQSVLEKERRGDYLGKTVQVIPHVTNEIQEYIKRGAGVGTDDAVDVAIVEIGGTVGDIESLPFLEAVRQLSLKLGPNNAAFVHLTYVPFIAAAGELKTKPTQHTVQKLREIGIQPDALLCRADRRIPDEEREKISLFTNVPEWGVISMWDVDTIYKVPRMLHEQGLDGLICDKLRLNTPPTSLKRWDDLVYETEHPQGEVRIAMVGKYVELSDSYKSVNEALRHAGMRNHVRVRIDHLDSESIEGQEADKLAPYDAILVPGGFGSRGVEGKICTAKFARVHKVPYLGICLGMQVATIEYARHVAGLPGANSTEFDPSCKHPVIALITEWKDADGTIKTRDANSDLGGTMRLGAQSSDVAPGTLAHSIYGDVVTERHRHRYEANVNYLDQLRKAGLVISALTQREHLTEIVELPTSVHPWYIGVQFHPEFKSTPWNGHPLFNAFIKAAVEHQKAAKAAA; this is encoded by the coding sequence ATGACCAAATTTGTCTTCGTCACCGGCGGTGTGGTGTCTTCCCTGGGCAAGGGAATCGCCTCAGCCTCCCTTGCCGCGATTCTCGAATCGCGCGGTCTCAAAGTCACCCTCATCAAGCTCGACCCGTACATCAACGTGGACCCGGGCACCATGTCCCCGTTCCAGCACGGTGAAGTGTTCGTCACGGACGACGGCGCTGAAACCGACCTCGACCTGGGTCACTACGAGCGTTTCATCGAAACGCGCATGAAGAAGACCAACAACTTCACCACCGGCCGCATCTACCAGTCGGTGCTGGAGAAAGAACGCCGGGGTGACTACCTCGGCAAGACGGTGCAGGTGATCCCGCACGTCACCAACGAGATCCAGGAATACATCAAGCGCGGTGCTGGCGTGGGAACCGACGATGCGGTCGATGTCGCCATCGTCGAGATCGGCGGCACCGTGGGCGACATCGAGTCGCTCCCCTTCCTCGAAGCCGTGCGCCAGCTCAGCCTGAAGCTCGGCCCGAACAACGCCGCCTTCGTCCACCTGACCTACGTGCCCTTCATCGCCGCTGCGGGCGAGCTCAAGACCAAACCCACGCAGCACACGGTGCAAAAGTTGCGTGAAATCGGCATCCAGCCCGACGCGCTGCTGTGCCGCGCCGACCGCCGCATTCCTGACGAAGAGCGCGAAAAAATCTCGCTGTTCACCAACGTGCCCGAGTGGGGCGTGATCAGCATGTGGGACGTGGACACCATCTACAAGGTGCCGCGCATGCTGCACGAGCAGGGCCTGGATGGTCTGATCTGTGACAAGCTGCGCCTGAACACCCCCCCCACCAGCCTCAAGCGCTGGGACGACCTGGTCTATGAAACCGAACACCCCCAAGGCGAAGTGCGCATCGCCATGGTGGGCAAGTACGTGGAGCTGTCCGACAGTTACAAGTCCGTCAACGAGGCGCTGCGCCACGCCGGCATGCGCAACCATGTGCGTGTGCGCATCGACCACCTCGACTCCGAATCCATCGAGGGCCAGGAAGCCGACAAGCTGGCCCCGTACGACGCCATCCTCGTGCCCGGCGGCTTTGGCTCGCGCGGTGTGGAAGGCAAGATCTGCACGGCCAAGTTCGCCCGGGTGCACAAGGTGCCCTACCTGGGCATTTGCCTGGGGATGCAGGTGGCCACCATCGAGTACGCCCGCCATGTGGCTGGCCTGCCCGGCGCCAACTCCACGGAATTCGATCCGTCCTGCAAGCACCCGGTGATTGCGCTGATCACCGAGTGGAAGGATGCCGACGGCACCATCAAGACGCGCGACGCCAACTCTGACCTGGGCGGCACCATGCGCCTGGGTGCGCAAAGCTCGGACGTGGCCCCCGGAACGCTGGCCCACAGCATCTACGGCGACGTCGTCACCGAGCGCCACCGCCACCGCTACGAGGCCAACGTCAACTACCTCGACCAGCTGCGCAAGGCGGGCCTGGTGATCTCGGCGCTGACGCAGCGCGAGCACCTGACCGAGATCGTCGAGCTGCCCACGAGCGTGCACCCCTGGTACATCGGCGTGCAGTTTCACCCCGAGTTCAAGTCCACGCCCTGGAACGGCCACCCGCTGTTCAACGCCTTCATCAAGGCGGCCGTGGAACACCAGAAGGCCGCCAAGGCCGCAGCGTAA
- a CDS encoding DUF1330 domain-containing protein, whose amino-acid sequence MPSGYVIANVRVTNPAQYEEYKKWSTAAFTSHNAEICVRGGQVEVMEGDWTPDRVVIAKFESFEAAKAFYHSPEYGKARAAREGAAIMRLVCVEGL is encoded by the coding sequence ATGCCCAGTGGATACGTCATCGCCAATGTCCGCGTCACCAATCCCGCGCAGTACGAGGAATACAAAAAGTGGTCCACCGCGGCGTTTACTTCGCACAACGCGGAAATCTGCGTGCGCGGCGGCCAGGTGGAAGTCATGGAAGGCGATTGGACGCCCGATCGCGTAGTGATCGCCAAATTCGAAAGCTTTGAAGCAGCCAAAGCCTTCTACCATTCACCCGAGTACGGCAAGGCCCGCGCAGCGCGCGAGGGCGCGGCCATCATGCGGCTGGTGTGCGTGGAAGGCCTCTGA
- a CDS encoding HDOD domain-containing protein, which produces MPSDMPSHSSSGSSAPSFQDDPQPSVALIARQAIVNAQQAVIGYELFNRSRTGPTHTAATDVALVFTALSHAGTEELVGKKLIFVNCTHESLTGGHLELVDPEKVVLEIPPLGHVATEEVTTRLPILMALRERGFHLAFNHTVLQSAYASWLPLADYIKFDLSALAPDQLAVLISYANRHSEADLIAEKVETAQQYDMASSKGIQMFQGYWFARPSVVQAKLVSPSQASILELINLVRKQASTDAIEDVLKKDAGLAFNLMRLINSSGFGLTREITSFRQAVMLMGLKKLFRWAALLLTVSRTGGPPSSVGQTAVVRGRLMELLALETQSREEADEAFVVGIFSLLDAMLGMPMPAALDLLSVPEAVSAALLRREGHLGDLLTLVNACESSDDDAFNRAASNVHLTSQQINGAHLQALAWADHIDG; this is translated from the coding sequence ATGCCCTCCGACATGCCGAGCCACTCCAGCTCTGGAAGCTCTGCCCCCTCCTTCCAAGACGACCCACAGCCATCCGTGGCACTCATTGCCCGCCAAGCTATCGTGAACGCTCAGCAGGCCGTGATTGGTTACGAGCTTTTCAACCGTTCCCGTACAGGCCCCACGCACACTGCAGCCACGGATGTGGCGCTGGTTTTTACCGCCCTCTCCCATGCCGGTACCGAAGAGCTGGTGGGCAAGAAGCTGATTTTTGTCAACTGCACGCATGAGAGTTTGACCGGCGGCCACCTGGAGTTGGTGGACCCCGAAAAAGTGGTGCTGGAAATTCCCCCGCTGGGCCATGTGGCCACAGAGGAGGTCACGACAAGGCTGCCCATCCTCATGGCACTGCGTGAGCGCGGTTTCCATCTGGCGTTCAACCACACGGTGTTGCAGTCGGCTTATGCCTCCTGGTTGCCCCTGGCCGACTACATTAAATTCGATCTTTCCGCACTGGCCCCCGACCAATTGGCCGTGCTGATCAGCTACGCCAACCGCCACTCCGAAGCCGACCTGATCGCCGAAAAGGTAGAGACGGCCCAGCAGTACGACATGGCGTCGAGCAAGGGCATACAAATGTTCCAGGGCTATTGGTTTGCACGCCCTTCAGTCGTGCAAGCCAAGCTGGTATCACCCTCGCAGGCCAGCATTCTTGAACTCATCAACCTGGTGCGCAAGCAGGCCAGCACCGACGCGATCGAAGATGTGCTCAAAAAGGATGCGGGCTTGGCCTTCAACTTGATGCGCCTCATCAACTCGTCGGGGTTTGGCCTCACACGCGAGATCACGTCTTTCCGCCAGGCAGTCATGCTCATGGGCCTGAAAAAGCTGTTCCGCTGGGCGGCGCTGTTGCTCACCGTCTCGCGCACGGGTGGCCCGCCCTCATCCGTCGGGCAGACCGCCGTGGTGCGGGGGCGGCTCATGGAACTGTTGGCACTGGAAACCCAGTCCCGCGAAGAAGCCGACGAAGCGTTTGTGGTGGGCATCTTCTCGCTGCTGGACGCCATGCTGGGCATGCCCATGCCCGCAGCCCTGGACCTGCTGAGCGTGCCCGAGGCCGTCAGCGCGGCGCTGTTGCGCCGTGAAGGCCATCTGGGCGATCTGCTGACCCTGGTCAATGCCTGCGAGTCCAGCGATGACGACGCTTTCAACCGGGCGGCCAGCAACGTACATTTGACCAGCCAACAAATCAACGGCGCACACCTTCAGGCACTGGCCTGGGCCGATCACATCGACGGGTAA
- a CDS encoding septum formation initiator family protein, with translation MRSRLLLAVLLALLAALQAQLWLGRGSIPRVAAMQSQLDEQKAANARAGEANERLASEVHDLKEGLDMVEEKARSELGMVKQGEIYVQYTPAR, from the coding sequence GTGCGCTCCCGTCTCCTGCTGGCCGTGCTGCTGGCCCTTCTGGCAGCCCTGCAGGCCCAGCTTTGGCTGGGCCGCGGCAGCATTCCGCGCGTTGCGGCCATGCAAAGCCAGTTGGATGAGCAAAAGGCGGCGAACGCACGGGCAGGAGAAGCCAATGAACGCTTGGCTTCCGAAGTGCATGACCTGAAGGAAGGCCTCGACATGGTCGAGGAAAAGGCCCGCAGCGAGCTGGGCATGGTCAAACAGGGCGAGATCTACGTCCAGTACACCCCGGCAAGATAG
- the kdsA gene encoding 3-deoxy-8-phosphooctulonate synthase — MKLCGFDIGLEHRLFLIAGPCVIESEQLQMDVAGQLKEITSSLGIPFIFKSSFDKANRSSGSTFRGPGREKGLEILAKIRRELQLPVLTDVHTEEDIVEAAKVVDVLQTPAFLCRQTDFIRAVAQSGKPVNIKKGQFLAPHDMKNVIDKARAAAKEAGLPEDNFMACERGASFGYNNLVSDMRSLAIMRETGAPVVFDATHSVQLPGGQGTSSGGQREMVPVLARAAVAVGVAGLFMETHPDPANAMSDGPNAVPLKHMRALLETLLALDAVTKKNGFLENNFGA; from the coding sequence ATGAAACTCTGCGGCTTCGACATCGGTCTGGAACACCGCCTCTTCCTCATTGCCGGCCCTTGCGTGATCGAGTCCGAGCAGTTGCAAATGGACGTGGCGGGCCAGCTCAAGGAAATCACTTCCAGCCTGGGCATCCCGTTCATTTTCAAAAGCAGCTTCGACAAAGCCAACCGCTCATCGGGCAGCACCTTTCGGGGCCCAGGCCGAGAGAAAGGCCTGGAGATCCTGGCCAAGATCCGGCGCGAACTGCAGTTGCCCGTGCTCACCGATGTGCACACCGAAGAAGACATCGTCGAGGCGGCCAAGGTAGTGGACGTGCTGCAGACGCCCGCCTTCCTGTGCCGCCAGACGGATTTCATCCGCGCGGTGGCCCAGTCGGGCAAGCCGGTGAACATCAAGAAAGGCCAATTTCTCGCACCACACGACATGAAGAACGTCATCGACAAGGCCCGGGCTGCCGCCAAGGAAGCAGGGCTCCCCGAGGACAACTTCATGGCCTGCGAGCGCGGCGCCAGCTTTGGCTACAACAACCTGGTGAGCGACATGCGCAGTCTGGCCATCATGCGCGAGACGGGTGCTCCCGTCGTGTTCGACGCCACGCACAGCGTGCAACTGCCTGGCGGCCAGGGCACCAGCAGCGGCGGCCAGCGCGAGATGGTGCCGGTGCTGGCCCGCGCGGCCGTGGCCGTGGGCGTGGCAGGCTTGTTCATGGAAACGCATCCCGACCCGGCCAACGCCATGAGCGACGGCCCGAATGCCGTTCCCCTGAAACACATGCGTGCGCTGCTGGAAACGCTGCTCGCGCTCGATGCCGTGACCAAAAAGAACGGCTTTCTCGAAAACAACTTTGGAGCTTGA
- a CDS encoding ferritin-like domain-containing protein codes for MELRHRALQVLCLTDIEQKVQQTLAMQAQAALLSIADNAPAPPTETQALPGHPERPELRSYTEMARRSPATPQGRAVLLHAIAHIEFNAINLALDAIWRFDGMPRPFYLDWLRVAAEEAQHFSLLRAHLQKQGYDYGDFPAHQGLWTLCEKTAHDATARMALVPRTMEARGLDATPLIQRKLRQVGTPDALAAADILDVILREEVGHVAIGDHWYRWLCKRQGVEPEAHYATLIEHYQAPRPKPPLNRAARRLAGFSETELQWLESA; via the coding sequence ATGGAGCTCCGCCACCGTGCATTGCAGGTCTTGTGTCTTACTGATATTGAGCAAAAAGTGCAGCAAACGCTTGCCATGCAAGCGCAAGCAGCTCTTCTTTCAATAGCAGATAACGCGCCTGCGCCACCCACCGAGACACAGGCCTTGCCCGGCCACCCCGAGCGGCCCGAGCTGCGCAGCTACACCGAAATGGCCCGCCGCTCCCCCGCCACACCGCAAGGGCGTGCCGTGTTGCTGCACGCCATCGCGCACATCGAGTTCAATGCCATCAACCTCGCACTGGACGCCATCTGGCGTTTCGATGGCATGCCGCGCCCGTTTTACCTTGACTGGCTTCGCGTGGCAGCCGAAGAAGCGCAACACTTCAGCCTGCTGCGCGCACATTTGCAAAAACAAGGATATGACTACGGCGACTTCCCGGCCCACCAGGGGCTGTGGACGCTGTGCGAGAAAACCGCCCACGACGCCACAGCCCGGATGGCCTTGGTGCCCCGTACCATGGAGGCCCGGGGGCTGGACGCTACCCCCCTCATCCAGCGCAAGCTGCGGCAAGTGGGCACGCCCGATGCCTTGGCGGCGGCCGACATTTTGGATGTGATCCTGCGCGAGGAAGTGGGCCATGTCGCCATCGGTGACCACTGGTACCGCTGGCTGTGCAAACGCCAGGGCGTGGAACCCGAAGCGCACTATGCGACCCTGATCGAACATTACCAGGCCCCCCGCCCCAAGCCGCCCCTCAACCGCGCCGCACGCCGCTTGGCGGGCTTCAGCGAAACCGAGTTGCAATGGCTGGAAAGCGCATAA
- a CDS encoding HDOD domain-containing protein: MSSTPEQALSPTLEHESGAALIARQAIVDAERSVFGYELYDRSTALATHTAASDAALLFNALSHGDTEALVGKKIIFINCTHESLASGHLELIHPDKVVLEVPTLPEGASPEEIEHAVELLTSLTKRGFRLAFSQNVLRRAYVQWLPLAAFIKLDMMAFKPEMAAPLVKFARTNTKADLVAEKVETAEQFQLMADLGVKLFQGFWFAKPSLVKTKTIRPSQAIIIQLINLVRKQATSAEIEDLLKKDPTLSFNLLRFINSSGFGLSCEITSFRHAVMILGLKKLFRWAALLLTTSRASGTAPAIGTTAVVRGRLMELLAQEMLPAEECDNAFVVGVFSLLDAMLGIPLEEALESVALPEPVLDALLHNKGIFAPFLALTKACESGDEAAFAHNTELLHLSNHQVNMAHLQALAWADSLGAE; encoded by the coding sequence ATGTCCAGCACGCCCGAGCAAGCCCTCTCCCCCACCCTTGAGCACGAAAGCGGCGCCGCCTTGATCGCCCGCCAGGCCATCGTGGACGCAGAGCGCTCCGTGTTCGGCTATGAGTTGTATGACCGCTCCACCGCGCTGGCCACCCACACCGCCGCCAGCGATGCCGCCCTGCTGTTCAACGCACTCTCGCATGGCGACACCGAAGCCTTGGTGGGCAAGAAAATCATTTTCATCAACTGCACGCACGAAAGCCTGGCGTCCGGCCACCTGGAGTTGATCCACCCCGACAAGGTGGTGCTGGAGGTGCCCACGCTGCCCGAAGGCGCCAGCCCCGAAGAAATCGAACACGCGGTAGAGCTTTTGACGTCACTGACCAAGCGGGGCTTTCGCTTGGCCTTCAGCCAAAACGTACTGCGCCGCGCCTATGTCCAATGGCTGCCCTTGGCCGCATTCATCAAGCTCGACATGATGGCCTTCAAGCCTGAAATGGCAGCGCCGCTGGTGAAATTTGCACGCACCAATACCAAGGCAGATCTGGTGGCCGAAAAGGTGGAAACGGCCGAACAGTTCCAGCTCATGGCAGACCTGGGCGTCAAGCTTTTCCAAGGATTCTGGTTTGCCAAACCTTCCTTGGTCAAGACCAAAACCATCCGTCCGTCTCAGGCCATCATCATCCAATTGATCAACCTGGTGCGCAAACAGGCCACTTCGGCCGAAATCGAGGACCTTCTCAAGAAGGACCCCACTCTCTCGTTCAACCTGCTGCGCTTCATCAATTCCTCGGGGTTTGGTCTGTCCTGCGAGATCACGTCGTTCCGCCATGCGGTGATGATCCTGGGCCTGAAAAAGCTGTTCCGCTGGGCCGCCCTGCTGCTCACCACTTCCCGCGCCAGCGGAACCGCCCCCGCCATCGGAACCACGGCTGTGGTGCGCGGGCGCCTGATGGAATTGCTGGCGCAAGAGATGCTGCCGGCTGAAGAGTGCGACAACGCTTTTGTCGTGGGGGTGTTCTCGCTGCTCGATGCCATGCTCGGCATTCCTCTGGAGGAAGCCCTTGAATCAGTCGCCCTGCCAGAGCCGGTGCTCGATGCTCTGCTGCACAACAAGGGGATTTTTGCTCCCTTCCTGGCCCTGACGAAGGCCTGCGAAAGTGGCGACGAAGCGGCTTTCGCCCACAACACCGAGTTACTGCACCTCTCGAACCACCAGGTGAACATGGCCCACTTGCAGGCCCTGGCCTGGGCCGATAGCCTCGGCGCAGAATAA
- a CDS encoding gamma carbonic anhydrase family protein → MAIYELDGVAPQVSDSSWVADSAQVMGRVVLGEDASIWFGTVVRGDTESITIGAGSNIQDASVLHADFGKPLVVGERVTVGHQVMLHGCTIGDETLIGIGAVVLNGAKIGKNCLVGAGALVTEGKEFPDGSMIIGSPAKVVRQLTPEQMDGLRMSALHYIENARRFKNGLRKLI, encoded by the coding sequence ATGGCAATTTATGAACTCGACGGCGTTGCGCCGCAGGTGTCCGATTCAAGCTGGGTGGCCGACAGCGCCCAGGTGATGGGCCGGGTGGTGCTGGGCGAGGACGCCAGCATCTGGTTCGGCACAGTGGTGCGGGGTGATACCGAGAGCATCACCATCGGCGCGGGCTCCAATATCCAGGATGCCAGCGTGTTGCATGCCGATTTTGGCAAACCCCTGGTGGTGGGTGAGCGCGTGACGGTGGGGCACCAGGTGATGCTGCACGGCTGCACCATCGGCGACGAGACGCTCATCGGCATTGGCGCAGTGGTGCTCAATGGCGCCAAGATCGGCAAGAACTGCCTGGTGGGCGCGGGCGCGCTGGTCACCGAGGGGAAAGAGTTCCCCGATGGTTCCATGATCATCGGGAGCCCCGCCAAGGTGGTGCGCCAGCTCACGCCGGAGCAAATGGATGGCCTGCGCATGAGTGCGCTGCATTACATCGAGAACGCCCGCCGCTTCAAGAACGGCCTGCGCAAGCTCATCTGA
- a CDS encoding Hsp33 family molecular chaperone HslO encodes MSELHKFLFDGLPVRGMLVRLTDAWTDILARRAGNTATGPYPAPVRELLGEMAAAAVLMQSNIKFNGALVLQVFGDGPVKLAVAEVQSDLSLRATATIVGEVQDGARLSQMVNVGGGGRCAITLDPKDRLPGQQPYQGVVPLHGDQHEKLERLSDVLQHYMLQSEQLDTVLVLAADDKVAAGLLIQRMPLKGTGNLGGQLSHSENEDQIGRNEDYNRIAHLASSLTREELLTLDVDTILRRLFWEEKLLRFEPQQGQDGPRFACTCSRERVGRMLQSLGAAEVESILAERENIEVGCEFCGQQYHFDAVDAAGLFAAAPVAQAQDSPASPTLH; translated from the coding sequence GTGTCTGAACTTCACAAGTTTCTCTTCGATGGCCTGCCCGTGCGCGGCATGCTGGTGCGCCTGACCGACGCCTGGACCGACATCCTGGCGCGCCGCGCCGGCAACACTGCCACCGGCCCTTATCCGGCGCCGGTGCGCGAACTGCTGGGCGAGATGGCGGCCGCGGCCGTGCTCATGCAGTCGAACATCAAATTCAACGGCGCGCTGGTGCTGCAGGTGTTTGGCGACGGCCCCGTCAAGCTGGCGGTGGCCGAGGTGCAGTCGGATCTGTCCTTGCGTGCCACGGCCACGATCGTTGGCGAAGTGCAGGACGGTGCGCGCCTGAGCCAGATGGTCAACGTGGGCGGCGGCGGGCGCTGCGCCATCACGCTCGACCCGAAAGACCGTCTGCCCGGCCAGCAGCCCTACCAGGGCGTGGTGCCGCTGCATGGCGACCAGCATGAAAAGCTCGAACGCCTGTCCGATGTGTTGCAGCACTACATGCTGCAGTCCGAGCAACTCGACACCGTGCTGGTGCTGGCGGCCGACGACAAGGTGGCGGCGGGCCTGCTGATCCAGCGCATGCCCCTCAAGGGCACCGGCAACCTGGGGGGGCAGCTGAGCCACAGCGAGAACGAAGACCAGATCGGCCGCAACGAAGACTACAACCGCATCGCGCACCTGGCCTCCAGCCTGACGCGCGAGGAGCTGCTGACGCTCGATGTGGACACCATCCTGCGCCGCCTGTTCTGGGAAGAGAAGCTCCTGCGTTTCGAGCCGCAGCAGGGCCAGGACGGCCCGCGCTTTGCCTGCACTTGCTCGCGCGAGCGCGTGGGCCGCATGCTGCAAAGCCTGGGTGCGGCCGAGGTCGAGAGCATCCTGGCTGAGCGGGAAAACATCGAGGTAGGGTGCGAATTCTGTGGTCAGCAGTACCACTTCGACGCCGTGGATGCCGCAGGGCTGTTTGCGGCGGCACCCGTGGCACAGGCCCAGGACTCACCGGCTTCGCCCACGCTGCACTGA
- the eno gene encoding phosphopyruvate hydratase, translating into MSAIVDIVGREILDSRGNPTVECDVLLESGVMGRAAVPSGASTGSREAIELRDGDKSRYLGKGVLKAVEHINTEISEAVLGLDASEQAFLDKTLIDLDGTDNKSRLGANAMLAVSMAVARAAAEESGLPLYRYLGGMGGMQLPVPMMNVINGGAHANNTLDIQEFMIIPVGAPSFREAVRWGAEVFHALKKIINDKGMSTAVGDEGGFAPSVANHEAAIELILQAIDAAGYTAGEQIALGLDCAASEFYRDGQYHLAGEGLALSAQAWTDMLATWCDKYPIISIEDGMHEGDWDGWKILTDRLGKNVQLVGDDLFVTNTKILQEGIEKNIANSILIKINQIGTLTETFAAIEMAKRAGYTAVISHRSGETEDSTIADIAVGTNAGQIKTGSLSRSDRMAKYNQLLRIEEDLGDIAHYPGRRAFYNLR; encoded by the coding sequence ATGAGTGCCATTGTTGACATCGTAGGCCGCGAGATCCTCGACAGCCGAGGCAACCCCACCGTCGAATGCGACGTGCTGCTCGAGTCGGGCGTGATGGGCCGCGCAGCTGTGCCGTCCGGCGCATCGACCGGCTCGCGCGAAGCCATTGAGCTGCGCGACGGTGACAAGAGCCGCTACCTGGGCAAGGGCGTACTCAAGGCGGTGGAGCACATCAACACCGAGATCAGCGAAGCGGTGTTGGGGCTGGATGCGTCCGAGCAGGCCTTCCTCGACAAGACCCTGATCGACCTGGACGGCACGGACAACAAGAGCCGCCTGGGCGCCAACGCGATGCTGGCTGTTTCCATGGCCGTGGCGCGTGCCGCAGCGGAGGAATCGGGCCTGCCGCTGTACCGCTACCTGGGTGGCATGGGCGGCATGCAGTTGCCCGTACCGATGATGAACGTGATCAACGGCGGCGCACATGCCAACAACACGCTCGACATCCAGGAGTTCATGATCATCCCCGTGGGCGCACCAAGCTTTCGCGAAGCCGTGCGCTGGGGCGCCGAAGTGTTCCATGCGCTGAAAAAGATCATCAACGACAAGGGCATGAGCACCGCCGTGGGCGACGAAGGCGGCTTTGCCCCCAGCGTGGCCAACCACGAAGCAGCCATCGAACTGATCCTGCAAGCCATCGACGCCGCCGGCTACACCGCCGGCGAACAGATCGCCCTGGGCCTCGATTGCGCCGCCAGCGAGTTCTATCGTGACGGCCAATACCACCTGGCCGGCGAAGGCCTGGCCCTGAGCGCTCAGGCCTGGACCGACATGCTCGCCACCTGGTGCGACAAATACCCCATCATCAGCATCGAAGACGGGATGCACGAGGGCGACTGGGACGGCTGGAAGATTCTGACCGACCGCCTGGGCAAAAACGTGCAGCTGGTGGGCGATGACCTGTTCGTCACCAACACCAAGATCCTGCAGGAAGGCATCGAGAAAAACATTGCCAATTCGATCCTCATCAAGATCAACCAGATCGGCACGCTGACCGAGACATTCGCCGCCATCGAGATGGCCAAGCGCGCCGGCTACACCGCCGTCATCAGCCACCGCTCGGGCGAGACCGAGGACAGCACGATTGCCGACATCGCCGTCGGCACCAACGCGGGCCAGATCAAGACCGGATCCTTGAGCCGCTCGGACCGCATGGCCAAGTACAACCAGCTGCTGCGCATCGAGGAAGACCTGGGCGACATCGCCCACTACCCTGGCCGACGCGCCTTCTACAATCTGCGCTGA
- the xerD gene encoding site-specific tyrosine recombinase XerD, whose protein sequence is MPSPAVPDAPEHGPHPVASRAIVQAFVDALWLEEGLSRNTLDAYRRDLTLLGAWLGSHGKDVLQANEADLNAYFSHRHSQTRATTANRRLTVFKRFFRWALRERQIPTDPTVRMQSARQPLRVPKTLTQAQVEALLGAPDLATPLGLRDRAMLELMYASGLRVSELVMLKTWNVGMNEGVLRVMGKGGKERLVPFGEVAQQWLETYLRDARTAILGGQQTDDLFVTARGSGMTRVMFWMIVKKYALVAGITSPLSPHTLRHAFATHLLNHGADLRVVQLLLGHADISTTTIYTHVARERLRQIHAQHHPRG, encoded by the coding sequence ATGCCTTCTCCTGCCGTACCTGACGCTCCAGAACACGGGCCGCACCCAGTGGCCAGCCGTGCCATTGTCCAGGCCTTTGTCGATGCGTTGTGGCTGGAGGAGGGGCTGTCGCGCAACACGCTGGACGCCTATCGGCGCGATCTCACCTTGCTGGGTGCGTGGTTGGGCAGCCACGGCAAGGATGTGTTGCAGGCCAATGAAGCCGACCTGAATGCCTACTTTTCCCACCGGCACAGCCAGACCCGCGCCACTACGGCTAATCGGCGTCTGACGGTTTTCAAGCGTTTCTTTCGCTGGGCTTTGCGGGAGCGTCAGATCCCCACCGATCCCACCGTGCGCATGCAGTCTGCACGCCAGCCCCTGCGGGTGCCAAAAACCTTGACGCAAGCCCAGGTGGAGGCCTTGCTGGGTGCGCCCGACCTTGCCACCCCGCTGGGACTGCGCGACCGCGCCATGCTGGAATTGATGTACGCCAGCGGCTTGCGCGTGTCCGAACTGGTCATGCTCAAGACTTGGAACGTGGGCATGAACGAAGGCGTTCTGCGTGTCATGGGCAAGGGTGGCAAGGAGCGCCTGGTGCCGTTTGGCGAGGTGGCGCAGCAGTGGCTTGAAACCTATCTGCGCGACGCGCGCACCGCTATCCTGGGCGGGCAACAAACCGATGACCTGTTTGTGACGGCGCGCGGCAGTGGCATGACGCGCGTGATGTTCTGGATGATCGTGAAAAAGTATGCGCTGGTGGCCGGTATTACTTCGCCGCTGTCACCGCATACCTTGCGCCACGCCTTTGCCACGCATTTGCTCAACCATGGGGCCGACCTGCGTGTGGTGCAACTGCTGCTCGGGCATGCCGACATTTCCACCACCACCATCTATACCCATGTGGCCCGCGAAAGGCTGCGCCAGATCCATGCACAGCACCATCCCCGAGGGTAA